The Arachis hypogaea cultivar Tifrunner chromosome 14, arahy.Tifrunner.gnm2.J5K5, whole genome shotgun sequence genome has a segment encoding these proteins:
- the LOC114924069 gene encoding putative methylesterase 11, chloroplastic, giving the protein MGNLCALLKQKPLPSTNNSKKLRSSNAAASSNRWSRTRSSRKDKFDDASIREQAIAAAILFKQHQQQLQNGAAAFDRSTSLRYPNGSSKKNALPRSSSSRARSLTDPLLQPHQLVNQGIKVDDLETNHFVLVHGGGFGAWCWYKTIALLEEAGYKVSAIDLTGSGVHSFDTNNIKSLSQYVKPLTDFVEKLPEGEKVILVGHDFGGALLKNFEKKNIIIKNIYG; this is encoded by the exons ATGGGGAACCTTTGTGCTCTCCTCAAACAAAAACCTTTACCATCCACAAACAACTCCAAGAAGCTTCGTTCTTCAAACGCTGCTGCTTCAAGCAACCGCTGGTCAAGGACGCGTTCCTCCCGCAAAGACAAGTTTGATGATGCTTCCATTCGAGAACAAGCCATAGCTGCTGCAATACTGTTCAAGCAGCACCAGCAGCAGCTACAAAATGGTGCTGCCGCTTTTGATCGTTCTACCTCTCTAAGGTACCCCAATGGCTCTTCAAAGAAGAATGCTTTACCTAGAAGCTCTAGTTCCAGAGCCAGGTCCCTCACTGACCCTTTGCTTCAGCCTCACCAGCTTGTTAATCAG GGTATAAAGGTTGATGATCTCGAGACGAATCATTTTGTTCTTGTTCATGGAGGTGGTTTTGGTGCCTGGTGTTGGTACAAAACTATAGCACTTCTAGAAGAAGCTGGTTATAAAGTATCCGCCATAGATTTAACCGGTTCTGGAGTTCATTCATTTGACACAAACAACATAAAGAGCCTCTCACAATATGTGAAGCCACTTACTGACTTTGTTGAAAAACTTCCTGAAGGAGAAAAG GTAATCTTGGTTGGACATGATTTTGGCGGggctttattaaaaaattttgagaagaaaaatataataataaaaaatatatatgggtAA